One genomic region from Gossypium hirsutum isolate 1008001.06 chromosome D13, Gossypium_hirsutum_v2.1, whole genome shotgun sequence encodes:
- the LOC107932077 gene encoding mitochondrial carrier protein CoAc2 — MGKKGEERGMGMFFDGIIESMPLFVKELIAGGVAGGLAKTAVAPLERVKILFQTRRAEFHSVGLFGSFKKIAKTEGVMGFYRGNGASVARIVPYAALHYMTYEQYRRWIIDSFPGIGRGPVLDLVAGSFAGGTAVLFTYPLDLVRTKLAYQVVGPPKINVKGLVNTEQVYNGILDCFSKTYRGSGLRGLYRGVAPSLYGIFPYAGLKFYFYEEMKRRVPDDQKKNIMVNLVCGSVAGLLGQTFTYPLDVVRRQMQVQRLLASNSPELKGTMETLVMIAKNQGWKQLFSGLSINYLKVVPSVAIGFTVYDMMKSYLRVPSHDEAVIEVVTNKGNTQTSSLHT; from the exons ATGGGTAAGAAAGGTGAAGAAAGAGGGATGGGGATGTTCTTTGATGGGATTATAGAATCCATGCCTTTGTTTGTAAAGGAATTGATTGCTGGTGGTGTTGCTGGTGGGCTTGCAAAGACCGCCGTTGCTCCGCTTGAGCGTGTCAAGATTTTGTTTCAG acAAGAAGAGCGGAATTTCACAGCGTAGGCCTTTTTGGATCATTCAAAAAGATTGCAAAAACCGAAGGAGTAATGGGTTTTTACAG AGGGAATGGTGCTAGTGTTGCTCGAATAGTTCCCTATGCCGCACTTCATTACATGACTTACGAACAGTACCGAAGATGGATCATCGACAGTTTTCCCGGCATTGGAAGAGGCCCTGTGCTTGATCTTGTGGCTGGATCATTTGCTGGTGGAACTGCTGTGCTTTTTACATATCCTCTTGATTTGGTTCGGACTAAGTTAGCTTATCAG GTTGTTGGTCCACCAAAGATTAATGTGAAAGGTCTAGTTAATACAGAACAAGTTTATAATGGCATTCTTGATTGTTTTTCAAAAACTTACAGAGGGTCAGGCCTCAGGGGTCTCTACCGTGGTGTCG CTCCATCGCTTTATGGAATCTTCCCATATGCGGGTTTGAAGTTTTACTTCTACGAGGAGATGAAACGCCGTGTCCCGGATGATCAGAAGAAAAATATAATGGTCAATCTGGTGTGTGGATCAGTAGCTGGTTTATTGGGACAAACTTTCACATATCCTCTTGATGTTGTGAGGAGGCAAATGCAG GTCCAAAGGCTCTTGGCATCCAATAGTCCTGAGTTGAAAGGAACAATGGAAACACTCGTTATGATAGCTAAAAATCAAGGCTGGAAGCAATTATTTTCAGGGCTGAGTATCAACTACCTTAAG GTTGTACCGTCTGTGGCAATTGGTTTTACAGTTTATGACATGATGAAATCATACCTGAGAGTTCCATCCCATGATGAAGCTGTGATAGAAGTGGTAACAAATAAAGGAAATACCCAAACATCATCTCTCCACACTTAG
- the LOC107932049 gene encoding probable phospholipase A2 homolog 1, producing MQPNAVRLVTKFTFIFVFLTVSAVSAINDSQVCSRTCVAENCYTVAIRYGKYCGVGWSGCPGEKPCDDLDACCKIHDECVGNRGLVDVECHEDFKVCITKVQESGKVGFSRKCPINTVVPAMIKGIDMAILLSQLGGTKYDEL from the exons ATGCAGCCCAATGCTGTGCGTTTGGTAACGAAATTTACCTTTATCTTCGTCTTCCTCACTGTCTCCGCCGTCTCCGCCATCAATGATTCTCAg GTATGTAGCAGAACCTGCGTAGCTGAAAACTGTTATA CGGTTGCGATCCGATACGGAAAGTATTGCGGCGTAGGGTGGTCCGGCTGTCCCGGAGAAAAACCGTGCGACGATCTGGACGCTTGTTGCAAGATCCACGACGAATGCGTCGGGAATAGAG gTTTGGTTGACGTAGAATGTCATGAAGATTTTAAGGTTTGCATAACGAAAGTACAAGAATCCGGGAAAGTTGGGTTTTCTCGGAAATGTCCAATTAATACGGTGGTGCCTGCGATGATTAAAGGTATAGATATGGCTATTTTACTGAGCCAATTAGGCGGTACTAAATATGATGAACTCTGA
- the LOC107932075 gene encoding 60S ribosomal protein L31, with product MVEKARGRKEEVVSREYTINLHKRLHGCTFKKKAPKAIKEIRRFAEKAMGTKDVRVDVKLNKHIWSRGIRSVPRRIRVRIARKRNDDEDAKEELYSLVTVAEIPAEGLKGLGTKVIDDDDE from the exons ATGGTTGAGAAAGCAAGGGGAAGAAAGGAAGAGGTTGTTTCCAGAGAATACACCATCAACCTTCACAAGCGTCTCCATGGCTG CACATTCAAGAAGAAAGCTCCCAAGGCAATAAAAGAGATCAGGAGATTTGCAGAAAAAGCCATGGGAACCAAGGATGTGAGAGTTGATGTTAAACTGAACAAGCATATATGGAGCCGAGGGATTCGAAGTGTCCCCAGACGGATAAGGGTTCGCATTGCTCGGAAGAGAAATGATGATGAAGATGCAAAGGAGGAGCTTTACTCTCTGGTAACGGTTGCCGAAATCCCAGCCGAAGGACTCAAAGGTTTGGGCACTAAGGTCATCGATGACGATGATGAGTAA
- the LOC107932076 gene encoding 40S ribosomal protein S30 produces the protein MGKVHGSLARAGKVRGQTPKVAKQDKKKKPRGRAYKRMQYNRRFVTAVVGFGKKRGPNSSEK, from the exons ATGG GTAAGGTTCATGGATCTTTAGCTCGTGCCGGTAAGGTAAGAGGCCAAACACCTAAAGTGGCTAAGCAAGACAAGAAGAAGAAGCCCCGTGGCCGCGCTTACAAGAGGATGCAATACAACCGTCGTTTCGTCACTGCAG TGGTGGGATTCGGCAAAAAGAGGGGACCTAACTCATCCGAGAAGTAA
- the LOC107931992 gene encoding vacuolar protein sorting-associated protein 32 homolog 2, giving the protein MFNRLFRKPKQETNALTTLDKLNETLEMLEKKEKVLAKKAAAEVEKAKELAKARNKRAAVQCLKRKRLYEQQIEQLGNFQLRIHDQMIMLEGAKATTETVDALRTGASAMKAMQKATNIDDVDKTMDEINEQTENMKQIQDALSTPIGAAADFDEDELEAELEELEGAELEEQLLQPATTAPAAPVQVPAGRQPARPVPQKHTAEEDELAALQAEMAL; this is encoded by the exons ATGTTTAATCGACTGTTCAGGAAACCTAAGCAGGAAACAAATGCTCTAACCACGTTAGATAAATTAAACGAG ACCCTTGAAATgttagagaaaaaagaaaaagtacttGCGAAAAAAGCAGCTGCAGAGGTTGAAAAGGCGAAGGAACTTGCAAAAGCAAGAAACAAGAGAG CGGCTGTACAGTGCTTGAAGAGGAAGAGACTATATGAACAGCAAATAGAACAGCTTGGAAACTTCCAGCTTCGTATTCATGATCAA ATGATAATGTTAGAAGGAGCCAAAGCCACAACCGAGACTGTAGATGCTTTGAGAACTGGAGCATCTGCAATGAAGGCAATGCAGAAAGCAAC TAATATAGATGATGTTGACAAAACAATGGATGAGATCAATGAACAAACCGAGAACATGAAACAGATTCAGGATGCACTTTCAACTCCTATTGGAGCTGCAGCTGATTTTGATGAG GATGAATTGGAAGCAGAACTTGAAGAACTTGAAGGTGCTGAGTTGGAAGAACAGCTTCTCCAGCCAGCAACAACTGCTCCAGCAGCTCCAGTCCAGGTGCCTGCTGGCAGACAACCAGCTCGTCCTGTTCCTCAGAAGCATACTGCTGAGGAAGATGAACTTGCTGCATTGCAGGCTGAGATGGCACTTTAA